From a region of the Zingiber officinale cultivar Zhangliang chromosome 4B, Zo_v1.1, whole genome shotgun sequence genome:
- the LOC121974908 gene encoding monooxygenase 1-like, whose amino-acid sequence MSSIEEHHGVVVLGGGICGLATALALQRKGIKSLVLEKSNKLRSSGAAIGIWANGWRALDQLMVGSELRPKAIPLSEVREVWLESNRTVVTSYREVELRCLRRSDLIETMASKLPSESIRFGCKVVAVKLDHTTSFPVLFLEDGIIIKAKVLIGCDGSDSIIAKSLQLKEPKVFPRAVVRGFTTYQSPHSFGTYFFQIRYKSITFGRIPINDKLVHWFVGLANPAGDHLSRKDLNFIKKIALDSVRELPSETSEIVKHCDLDSLSIHCVWYRHPWHLFTGKLSNGTMTVAGDAMHVMGPFLGQGGSAGLEDAIVLARCLSQAMPSNLENSSSSHSNLHRRIDAAYRNYIKERRLRVIRLSTQSYLTGLIITTKSWIVRVICVALLMVLFGGNTLSHTRYNCGLL is encoded by the exons ATGAGCTCAATCGAGGAGCACCATGGCGTTGTGGTTCTTGGGGGAGGCATATGCGGCCTTGCCACTGCTTTAGCTCTTCAGAG GAAAGGAATCAAGAGTCTTGTTCTTGAGAAATCCAATAAACTGCGATCTTCAGGGGCAGCAATTGGTATTTGGGCAAATGGTTGGCGTGCTCTTGATCAGCTAATGGTGGGCTCAGAGCTACGACCAAAGGCTATACCTTTGTCAGA GGTAAGGGAGGTTTGGCTTGAAAGTAACAGAACAGTAGTAACTTCGTACAG GGAAGTAGAACTTCGTTGCTTGAGAAGGAGTGACCTGATTGAAACAATGGCTAGCAAACTACCATCAGAGTCCATTCGTTTTGGCTGTAAAGTTGTGGCAGTTAAATTAGACCATACCACTTCCTTCCCTGTTCTTTTTTTAGAGGATGGAATCATCATAAAAGCCAAG GTTTTAATTGGCTGTGACGGATCAGATTCAATTATAGCAAAGTCATTACAACTGAAGGAACCGAAGGTCTTCCCTAGGGCTGTTGTGCGAGGTTTCACAACCTATCAATCTCCCCATAGCTTTGGCACTTATTTTTTCCAAATAAGGTACAAAAGTATTACGTTCGGAAGGATACCAATCAATGATAAGCTAGTCCACTGGTTTGTAGGGTTGGCAAATCCAGCTGGAG ATCATCTTTCTCGAAAGGATCTCAATTTCATAAAAAAGATTGCACTTGACTCTGTACGAGAACTTCCTAGTGAGACCAGTGAGATAGTGAAACACTGTGATCTTGATTCATTGAGCATCCACTGTGTTTGGTATCGGCATCCATGGCACCTTTTTACAGGTAAACTGTCAAATGGCACGATGACGGTGGCAGGGGACGCGATGCATGTGATGGGGCCTTTCCTTGGCCAAGGAGGATCTGCAGGTTTGGAAGATGCTATTGTCCTGGCTAGGTGTTTATCTCAAGCAATGCCATCAAACCTGGAGAATTCAAGCAGTAGCCACAGCAACTTACATAGGAGAATTGATGCAGCATATCGTAATTACATCAAGGAAAGAAGGCTGAGGGTGATTAGGCTGTCAACTCAATCATATCTTACAGGGTTGATTATAACAACTAAATCATGGATTGTGAGGGTGATCTGTGTTGCTCTTCTCATGGTTCTCTTTGGTGGCAACACCCTCAGCCACACAAGATACAACTGTGGCCTTCTTTAG